One Cicer arietinum cultivar CDC Frontier isolate Library 1 chromosome 8, Cicar.CDCFrontier_v2.0, whole genome shotgun sequence DNA segment encodes these proteins:
- the LOC101494972 gene encoding receptor kinase-like protein Xa21, with amino-acid sequence MFPTLSFWLYIFFSFNFSQKTVTYALGNKTDNLALLKFKESISNDPNGILASWNSSTHFCKWHGITCSPMHQRVTELNLAGNQLHGTISPHVGNLSFLRNPNLGNNSLSGKIPHELGRLFRLQRLFLTNNSMTGEIPTNLTGCYNLEGLDLNGNNLIGKIPIGINNLQKLQILRTSNNNLTGEIPTFIGNLSSLTILSIALNYLEGNIPYEICSLKNLTIIAVVSNKLSGTFPSCLYNMSSLTIISAAENKFNGSLPSNMFKTLSNLQYFAIGGNELSGPIPISIANASAIEALDLGYQANLVGNVPSLGKLQDLRWLSLGSNNLGDNSTKDLEFLKSLTNCSKLQVVSIYSNNFGGNLPNSVGNLSSQLTRLYVGDNQISGKIPAELGNLIGLIVLSMKLNHFEGMIPNTFGKFDKIQKLELNGNKLSGEVPFVIGNLSQLYHLSIRDNMFEGNIPSSIGNCQKLQYLDLSQNILRGNIPLEIFSLSFLSNLLNLSKNSLSGSLPREVGMLKSIDRIDVSDNHLSGDIPETIGECVGLEYLFLQGNSFNGTIPLSLTSLKGLQYLDLSRNRLSGLIPSVLQNISVLEHLNISFNMLEGNVPKEGVFGNVSGLVVTGNNKLCGGISKLHLQPCPIKGMKPTKHCNLRLIVVIVSVVLILLIVSIILTICWMRKRNKKQNSHSPTVDSIAKVSYQDLHQGTDGFSARNLVGSGSFGSVYKGNLVSEDKVVAIKVLNLKKKGAHKSFIVECNALKNIRHRNLVKILTCCSSTDYKGQEFKALVFEYMNNGSLEQWLHPGTVDVENQRMLDLDQRLNIIIDIAFVLHYLHHECEQSVLHCDIKPSNVLLDDDMVARVSDFGIAKLVSAINNTSHKETSTIGIKGTVGYAPPEYGMGSEVSTYGDMYSFGILMLEMLTGRRPIDKMFEDGQNLHVFVDISFPNNLIQILDPHLVPTRDEEATIECGNIGTFPSIVEKCLVSLFRIGLACSVESPKERMNIVDVTRELSIIKKAFLSGGHTSG; translated from the exons ATGTTTCCCACACTTTCATTCTggttatatattttcttttctttcaacttCTCCCAAAAAACAGTTACTTATGCACTAGGAAACAAAACAGATAACTTGGCCTTACTCAAATTCAAAGAATCAatatccaatgacccaaatggaATATTGGCCTCTTGGAATAGTTCAACTCACTTTTGCAAGTGGCATGGAATCACATGCAGCCCCATGCATCAAAGAGTTACAGAGTTGAACTTAGCAGGAAATCAGTTGCATGGAACCATATCTCCCCATGTTGGAAATCTCTCTTTTTTGAGAAACCCCAACCTTGGAAACAATAGTTTATCCGGAAAAATCCCACATGAACTCGGTCGTTTGTTTCGGTTACAGCGACTCTTTCTCACCAATAACTCCATGACAGGAGAGATTCCTACAAACTTGACAGGTTGTTACAATCTTGAAGGCTTAGACTTAAATGGAAATAATTTGATTGGTAAAATACCAATTGGAATAAACAATCTTCAGAAGCTTCAGATATTGAGGACTTCAAATAACAATTTAACCGGAGAAATTCCAACATTCATAGGAAATCTTTCATCCTTAACAATTTTGTCAATTGCTCTTAATTACTTAGAGGGAAATATTCCATATGAAATTTGCAGCCTAAAAAACTTGACAATAATCGCGGTGGTTAGCAACAAACTATCTGGTACATTTCCTTCTTGTCTTTATAATATGTCATCTCTTACTATTATATCAGCTGCAGAGAATAAATTTAATGGCTCTCTTCCATCCAATATGTTCAAAACACTCTCCAATCTTCAATATTTTGCAATTGGAGGAAATGAATTATCAGGTCCAATCCCCATTTCTATTGCAAATGCTTCTGCTATAGAAGCACTTGACTTAGGTTATCAAGCCAATTTGGTTGGAAATGTTCCAAGTCTAGGGAAGTTACAAGATCTTAGATGGCTGAGTTTGGGATCCAACAATTTAGGTGACAACTCAACTAAGGATTTGGAGTTTTTAAAATCACTAACAAATTGTAGTAAACTACAAGTGGTGTctatatatagtaataattttggAGGTAATTTGCCAAATTCTGTAGGAAATTTATCCTCTCAACTTACTCGACTATATGTTGGAGATAATCAGATATCAGGAAAAATTCCTGCAGAATTAGGAAATCTAATTGGCTTAATTGTCTTGAGCATGAAACTTAACCACTTTGAAGGAATGATTCCAAATACTTTTGGGAAGTTTGATAAGATTCAAAAGTTAGAATTGAATGGAAATAAGTTGTCAGGAGAGGTACCATTCGTAATAGGAAACCTCAGTCAATTATATCATTTGAGTATAAGAGATAATATGTTTGAAGGAAATATTCCTTCAAGTATAGGAAACTGCCAAAAGTTACAATACCTAGACCTTTCACAAAACATTCTTAGAGGAAACATACCCTTGGAGATTTTTAGTCTTTCCTTTTTATCAAACTTACTTAACTTGTCAAAAAACTCATTGAGTGGTAGCTTACCAAGGGAAGTTGGTATGCTAAAAAGTATCGATCGGATAGATGTCTCTGATAATCATCTATCTGGTGATATTCCTGAAACCATTGGTGAATGCGTTGGTTTAGAATACCTCTTTTTGCAAGGTAACTCTTTCAACGGAACCATACCGCTCTCGTTGACTTCACTAAAAGGTCTTCAATATTTAGATCTGTCAAGAAATCGGTTGTCTGGACTAATTCCTAGTGTTCtacaaaatatatcagttttagAACACTTGAATATTTCTTTCAACATGTTGGAAGGCAATGTACCAAAAGAAGGTGTCTTTGGAAATGTAAGTGGGTTAGTTGTGACTGGAAACAATAAGCTTTGTGGAGGTATTTCAAAGCTTCATCTACAACCATGCCCTATCAAAGGTATGAAACCTACAAAACACTGCAATCTCAGGCTAATAGTAGTAATAGTTAGTGTGGTACTTATTCTTCTCATTGTGAGTATCATTCTAACTATATGTTGGATGAGGAAAAGAAACAAGAAGCAAAATTCTCATTCACCAACAGTTGACTCTATAGCTAAGGTTTCATACCAAGACCTTCACCAAGGAACTGATGGGTTTTCTGCTAGAAACTTGGTTGGATCAGGAAGTTTTGGTTCTGTGTACAAAGGAAATCTTGTATCAGAAGATAAAGTTGTTGCCATAAAGGTCCTCAACCTTAAAAAGAAGGGAGCTCATAAGAGTTTTATTGTTGAATGTAATGCACTAAAAAATATTAGACATCGAAATTTGGTTAAGATTCTGACATGTTGTTCTAGTACAGATTACAAAGGTCAAGAATTTAAAGCTTTAGTATTTGAATACATGAACAATGGAAGCTTAGAACAATGGCTACATCCAGGAACAGTGGATGTAGAGAATCAAAGAATGTTGGACCTTGATCAAAGATTAAATATCATTATTGACATTGCTTTTGTGTTACATTATCTTCATCATGAATGTGAGCAATCAGTCCTTCATTGTGATATCAAACCAAGCAACGTCCTTCTTGACGACGACATGGTTGCTCGTGTGAGTGATTTTGGCATAGCAAAACTTGTCTCAGCCATTAACAACACCTCTCATAAGGAAACTAGTACAATTGGAATTAAAGGGACTGTTGGCTATGCTCCCCCAG AATATGGAATGGGTTCTGAAGTGTCTACATATGGTGACATGTATAGCTTTGGGATACTTATGCTGGAAATGCTTACTGGAAGAAGACCAATAGATAAAATGTTTGAAGATGGTCAAAATCTGCATGTGTTTGTTGATATTTCATTTCCTAATAATCTTATACAGATTTTGGATCCACATCTTGTACCAACAAGAGATGAAGAAGCAACAATAGAATGTGGAAACATTGGAACTTTCCCTTCCATTGTAGAGAAGTGTTTAGTTTCACTTTTTAGGATTGGACTTGCTTGTTCAGTGGAATCACCAAAAGAAAGAATGAATATAGTGGATGTCACAAGAGAGTTAAGCATAATCAAAAAGGCTTTTCTCTCTG GTGGTCACACTAGTGGTTAG